A DNA window from Vigna unguiculata cultivar IT97K-499-35 chromosome 10, ASM411807v1, whole genome shotgun sequence contains the following coding sequences:
- the LOC114166865 gene encoding serine/threonine-protein kinase D6PK-like, with the protein MERVAEPKLLPRNLPILVEVSKAHASGAREPGQRHNRQEVSGAAGISLREVNQLSKTRDVHVPLSHLASIREVAQLTNARIYLVQEDMGFDARSSEESLTFEPTMTWKGKGSSPEAEEFVPDVDTLKESSYSFEDGGPSLFAGASHPPEPVDTDLMRTVYVPIGQNKSEAGCLIKNLPTKGPFLEDLSIRVPAKKPNPSVLTPEQSLVEEINDIGNLAFLGPRASQNTENSLLPPDAEEKECVWDASLPPSGNVSPLSSIGSTGVVTAMSIVNSCASTYRSDAMTSDGMLSLDRNCDSTKGSVRGDSLESAKTSASRASDSSGLSDDSNWSNITGSANKPHKGNDPRWKAILAIRLRDGILGMSHFRLLKRLGCGDIGSVYLSELSGTRCYFAMKVMDKASLASRKKLTRAQTEREILQLLDHPFLPTLYTHFETDRFSCLVMEYCPGGDLHTLRQRQPGKHFSEYAARFYAAEVLLALEYLHMLGVVYRDLKPENVLVRDDGHIMLSDFDLSLRCAVSPTLIRSSYDGDPSKRAGGAFCVQPACIEPSSVCIQPACFIPRLFPQKNKKLRKPRADPGLPSSTLPELVAEPTAARSMSFVGTHEYLAPEIIKGEGHGSAVDWWTFGIFLHELLYGKTPFKGSGNRATLFNVVGQQLRFPESPATSYASRDLIRGLLVKEPQHRLGVKRGATEIKQHPFFEGVNWALIRCSTPPEVPRPVENELPGKVGPADNAVGVGSTSKRIVGATTTTTDNMKSGGKYLDFEFF; encoded by the exons ATGGAGAGGGTTGCTGAGCCGAAGTTACTTCCACGGAACTTGCCTATCCTTGTTGAGGTTTCCAAAGCACACGCATCTGGTGCAAGAGAGCCAGGTCAGAGACATAACCGCCAGGAGGTTTCTGGTGCTGCTGGGATTTCACTCAGAGAAGTGAATCAATTGTCCAAAACAAGGGATGTGCATGTCCCTCTTTCACATCTGGCCTCAATCAGAGAAGTGGCCCAGTTAACCAATGCACGAATTTATTTGGTACAAGAAGATATGGGATTTGATGCTCGATCTTCTGAGGAGTCCCTCACATTTGAGCCTACCATGACATGGAAAGGAAAGGGCTCTTCGCCAGAAGCTGAGGAGTTTGTGCCTGATGTTGATACATTGAAGGAAAGCAGCTATTCATTTGAGGATGGTGGTCCAAGTTTATTTGCTGGTGCTAGTCATCCCCCAGAGCCTGTTGATACAGATCTTATGAGAACAGTTTATGTACCGATAGGTCAAAACAAATCCGAGGCTGGTTGCTTGATCAAGAACTTGCCCACAAAGGGCCCTTTTTTGGAAGATCTCTCAATTCGTGTTCCTGCAAAGAAACCAAATCCATCTGTTCTTACTCCCGAGCAAAGTCTTGTTGAAGAAATAAATGACATAGGGAACTTGGCATTTCTGGGTCCTCGGGCATCACAGAATACTGAGAATTCTCTCCTACCTCCAGATGCTGAGGAAAAAGAATGTGTTTGGGATGCTTCTTTGCCTCCAAGTGGCAATGTCAGTCCACTGAGTAGTATCGGTAGTACTGGTGTTGTCACTGCGATGAGCATTGTTAATAGTTGTGCTAGTACATATCGGAGTGATGCAATGACTAGTGATGGCATGCTTAGTTTAGATAGAAACTGTGATAGTACTAAAGGGAGTGTAAGGGGGGATTCACTGGAGAGTGCCAAAACTAGTGCTAGCCGGGCAAGTGATAGCAGTGGCCTCAGCGATGACAGCAACTGGAGCAACATAACTGGTAGTGCCAATAAGCCTCACAAAGGAAATGATCCTAGGTGGAAGGCTATTCTTGCCATCCGATTACGGGATGGAATTCTGGGCATGAGTCATTTTAGATTACTCAAACGTCTAGGATGTGGTGACATTGGAAGTGTATATCTTTCAGAACTGAGTGGAACTCGGTGTTATTTTGCAATGAAAGTTATGGATAAGGCATCCCTTGCAAGCAGAAAGAAGCTGACTAGAGCACAGACAGAGAGGGAGATATTGCAGTTGCTGGACCATCCATTTCTACCAACTTTGTATACACATTTTGAGACTGACAGATTCTCGTGTTTGGTGATGGAATATTGTCCAGGCGGTGATCTGCACACTTTAAGGCAGCGGCAACCTGGGAAACATTTCTCAGAATATGCTGCACG CTTTTATGCTGCGGAGGTCCTGCTTGCTCTTGAATATCTTCACATGCTTGGAGTGGTGTATAGAGACCTTAAACCCGAAAATGTGTTGGTCCGAGATGATGGTCACATAATGCTATCAGATTTTGATCTTTCCCTCAGATGTGCCGTGTCACCTACTCTTATTAGATCATCCTATGACGGGGATCCTTCCAAACGGGCAGGTGGTGCATTTTGTGTGCAACCTGCATGTATTGAGCCATCATCAGTGTGCATCCAACCTGCATGTTTTATTCCTCGGTTGTTTCCTCAGAAAAACAAGAAGCTAAGGAAGCCCAGAGCTGATCCTGGTCTGCCATCCAGCACCCTTCCAGAGCTTGTCGCCGAGCCTACTGCAGCTCGATCCATGTCCTTTGTTGGCACTCATGAGTACCTTGCCCCAGAAATTATCAAAGGAGAAGGTCATGGAAGTGCAGTTGATTGGTGGACTTTTGGAATTTTCTTGCATGAGCTGTTATATGGTAAAACCCCTTTCAAAGGGTCAGGAAACCGTGCTACACTTTTCAACGTAGTAGGCCAGCAACTCAGGTTTCCGGAATCACCAGCAACCAGTTATGCCAGCAGGGATCTGATCCGTGGCTTGCTAGTGAAGGAGCCACAGCATCGTCTAGGGGTTAAAAGGGGTGCAACAGAGATCAAGCAGCACCCCTTCTTTGAAGGTGTGAACTGGGCATTGATTAGGTGTAGCACTCCGCCGGAAGTGCCGAGACCGGTGGAGAATGAACTACCGGGGAAGGTTGGACCAGCTGATAATGCTGTTGGAGTTGGCAGCACTAGTAAGAGGATAGTTGGtgctactactactactactgaCAACATGAAGTCTGGGGGTAAATATCTGGACTTTGAGTTCTTTTAG